One window of the Chryseobacterium sp. CY350 genome contains the following:
- a CDS encoding sialate O-acetylesterase: MKNLKIFFLILMSTLFYTQKFRVFILAGQSNMNGFGYNKDLPNDLKTVKDVYIFQGNSVPDGDLNGGAGKWDVLKPGNGTGFQSNGQTNTLSDRFGLELSFAKRMKELFPNDKIALIKYAREGTSIDSLAAANFGCWDADFTGKNGINQYDNFLITVKNALEENDIDGNGKRDEIVPSGIIWMQGEGDASYGEDIANRYYAHLKILMNQMRAALLTDDLPVVIGKISDSGKNEKRRVWPTGELVQYAQEKFVKDDKNAAIVRSTKKYNYGNDPWHYDSAGYIDLGKNCAEEVFRLIIK, from the coding sequence ATGAAAAATCTGAAAATATTTTTTTTAATTCTAATGTCGACTTTGTTTTATACACAGAAGTTTAGAGTTTTTATACTTGCAGGACAGTCAAACATGAATGGTTTTGGATATAACAAAGATCTTCCTAACGATTTAAAAACTGTGAAAGATGTTTATATTTTCCAGGGAAATTCTGTTCCCGATGGAGATTTGAATGGCGGAGCAGGAAAATGGGACGTTTTAAAACCAGGAAACGGAACCGGTTTTCAATCAAACGGACAAACAAATACGCTTTCTGACAGATTTGGTTTAGAACTTTCCTTTGCTAAAAGAATGAAAGAACTTTTTCCGAATGATAAGATCGCTTTGATAAAATATGCAAGAGAAGGAACATCAATAGATAGTCTTGCAGCGGCGAATTTTGGTTGTTGGGATGCAGATTTTACCGGAAAAAACGGTATCAATCAATATGATAATTTCCTGATAACTGTAAAGAATGCTCTGGAGGAAAATGATATTGACGGAAATGGAAAAAGAGATGAGATCGTTCCTTCAGGAATTATCTGGATGCAGGGCGAAGGTGATGCAAGTTATGGTGAAGATATTGCCAATCGATATTATGCGCATTTAAAAATATTAATGAATCAAATGCGTGCAGCTTTGCTTACCGATGATCTTCCGGTGGTGATTGGTAAAATATCAGATTCCGGAAAGAACGAAAAAAGGAGAGTGTGGCCAACAGGAGAGCTGGTGCAATATGCTCAGGAAAAATTTGTAAAAGATGATAAAAATGCGGCTATCGTACGATCTACCAAAAAGTATAATTATGGAAATGACCCTTGGCATTATGACAGCGCAGGGTATATTGACTTAGGTAAAAATTGTGCAGAAGAAGTATTTAGATTGATTATAAAATAA
- a CDS encoding TonB-dependent receptor domain-containing protein, with translation MNQTEIMSIITKKTLGLTFVLSAAAFAFGQEKVGVTGTIVDKSNQPVPYASVTFSNKTNKLYSDATLTDEKGQYQLELTPGNYDITLEAIDYKKSVTNKQITAAGNIGALSIEAEASATNLKTQDIQGVTITVATKPYKVELDKRTYDPSQDIVSKGGNLQDVLSNVPSVSVDTDGTVSMRGSSNVRFLINGKPSALLGIDDGANALQSIPADQIERIEVITNPSSKYEASGTAGILNIILKKSKKTGFNGSVIGTLGYLPQTNLNTNLSWRKGNLTWFLNGGGGYRESKNTNRNNAKFFNATLDSDRTFTGQESITNSNNSNYNASSGIVYDISDKTSVNASATVRTYESENIGSINYDYQFLKDPNSFVTRMNNGSNDNLAFQGDFGLDHKFDDKGQNLSLSVSLQSNRSYNDTFVNQTEDNVFQLDNAINQTTKNKTLVGKADYELPIGENSRIEAGYRLDVNQNVYDNDVLEKNPSSPDFFYKNLFTYNAYYREIFNAGYLQFKSKIGKLGYQLGLRNEYSQVDIKYSNLDYYTPNINNKKTYNNIFPSVFLSYEIAKDNQFLVNYSRRIDRPRSWFLIPNPSYTDNQNIFDGNIDLNPSYVDSYEFGYSISKGKFTVNPTLYYRHSSDDVKMLVYSDLVGAFHTKPINLGSDDRYGLDLNFNWDATKWLKFLGNVDLFGYKTTGISDAPELSGRPLSFEGSGFSTRARLTSTFKIDKTFSFQLQGFYRGAQKSENQTRNDMYALNFGASKTIWDGNGTVSFNIQDIFNTRAMRSTTTTADFSRESYMQWQPRQFAVSLTYRFKQGEKIEQPKRKKDVNANATGDDQQGPM, from the coding sequence ATGAATCAGACGGAAATAATGAGCATCATTACGAAGAAAACTCTTGGGTTGACTTTTGTATTATCTGCGGCAGCTTTTGCATTCGGACAGGAAAAAGTAGGCGTTACAGGAACTATTGTTGATAAAAGCAATCAGCCTGTACCATACGCATCTGTAACCTTTAGCAACAAGACCAACAAGCTGTATAGTGATGCTACCCTTACTGACGAAAAAGGTCAATATCAACTTGAGCTGACTCCCGGAAACTACGATATTACGCTTGAGGCAATCGATTACAAAAAGAGCGTTACCAATAAGCAAATTACTGCAGCCGGAAATATTGGTGCTTTATCAATTGAGGCAGAAGCTTCAGCTACCAATCTGAAAACTCAGGACATTCAGGGTGTAACGATCACCGTTGCGACCAAACCTTATAAAGTTGAGCTTGATAAAAGAACCTACGACCCTTCTCAGGATATTGTAAGTAAAGGTGGAAATCTTCAGGATGTGCTTTCAAATGTACCATCAGTTTCTGTAGATACAGACGGAACGGTTTCAATGAGAGGAAGTTCTAATGTGAGATTTCTTATCAACGGAAAACCTTCTGCCCTTCTTGGGATTGACGATGGCGCCAATGCATTACAGAGTATTCCCGCAGATCAGATCGAAAGAATCGAGGTAATCACCAATCCTTCCTCAAAATATGAAGCGAGCGGAACCGCGGGTATTTTAAATATTATTTTAAAGAAATCTAAAAAAACTGGTTTCAACGGTAGTGTAATCGGAACTTTAGGATATTTACCACAGACCAACTTAAATACCAATTTGAGCTGGAGAAAGGGGAATCTCACATGGTTTCTGAACGGTGGTGGCGGATATCGTGAGTCTAAAAACACCAACAGAAATAATGCAAAATTTTTCAATGCTACGTTAGATAGCGACAGAACTTTCACAGGTCAGGAATCGATCACAAACAGCAATAACAGCAACTACAATGCATCATCTGGTATTGTGTACGATATTTCAGACAAAACGTCGGTAAATGCTTCTGCTACCGTAAGAACTTACGAAAGCGAAAATATCGGGAGTATAAATTACGACTATCAATTTTTGAAAGATCCGAATTCATTTGTCACAAGAATGAATAATGGTTCTAATGACAATCTCGCGTTTCAGGGTGATTTTGGTTTAGATCATAAGTTTGACGATAAAGGCCAGAATTTATCATTGTCTGTGAGTCTACAAAGTAACAGATCATATAATGATACTTTTGTTAATCAAACTGAAGACAATGTTTTTCAACTTGACAACGCTATCAACCAGACAACAAAAAACAAAACTTTGGTAGGTAAAGCTGATTACGAACTTCCTATCGGTGAAAACTCAAGAATTGAAGCGGGTTACAGATTAGACGTAAATCAAAACGTATATGATAATGATGTTTTAGAAAAAAATCCGTCATCTCCCGATTTTTTCTACAAAAACTTATTTACTTACAATGCTTATTACAGAGAAATTTTCAATGCAGGATATCTACAATTTAAAAGCAAAATAGGAAAATTAGGATATCAGTTAGGACTTAGAAATGAATATTCTCAGGTTGACATTAAATATTCAAATTTAGATTATTATACGCCAAATATCAACAATAAAAAGACTTATAATAACATATTTCCATCTGTATTTTTAAGCTACGAAATTGCAAAAGACAACCAGTTTTTAGTGAATTATTCAAGAAGAATAGACAGACCTAGATCTTGGTTTTTGATTCCAAATCCCAGCTATACTGATAACCAGAATATTTTTGACGGAAATATTGATCTAAATCCTTCTTATGTAGATTCTTACGAATTTGGATACAGTATTTCTAAAGGGAAATTTACGGTAAATCCTACATTATACTACAGACATTCTAGTGATGATGTGAAGATGCTGGTATATTCTGATTTGGTGGGTGCTTTCCATACAAAACCTATTAATTTGGGCTCAGATGACCGTTATGGTTTAGATTTAAATTTCAATTGGGATGCTACCAAATGGTTAAAATTCTTAGGAAATGTTGATTTATTCGGCTACAAAACTACAGGAATATCTGATGCTCCAGAATTATCAGGCAGACCATTGTCTTTTGAAGGTTCAGGTTTTTCGACAAGAGCAAGACTGACTTCTACTTTTAAAATTGACAAAACATTTAGTTTTCAGTTGCAAGGATTTTACAGAGGAGCGCAGAAAAGTGAAAACCAAACCCGAAACGATATGTATGCTTTAAATTTTGGTGCATCGAAAACAATTTGGGATGGTAATGGAACGGTGAGTTTTAATATTCAGGATATTTTTAATACCCGAGCAATGCGAAGCACCAC
- a CDS encoding WD40/YVTN/BNR-like repeat-containing protein has translation MKKLITGIILFFGTFVWAQNIIFETLLNDKISIRALEIYNHKVWYSGTDSKFGYVDLKDSKNRKQIKLSDEKLQFRTLAQDKNSFYAINIESPAYFFKIDKEKMISQIVFTDLSKAAFYDTFHFVNEELAFAFSDTDDNRLKLTMYKHGEWSFFKNNIKLNPGEAAFAASNTNIASGKNYVWIATGGKSSRILKLNLNNQQIEVFNTPFVQGESSQGMYSIDFANEKFGIAVGGDYTKQEANINNIATTNDGGQTWQIQASGKNAGYMTCVKIKPGSKGREIIAVGDQHISYSSDFGKTWKKISDEKGLFVCKWIDKKTVVFAGKDRILKMNIN, from the coding sequence ATGAAGAAATTAATTACCGGTATAATATTGTTTTTCGGAACTTTTGTATGGGCACAAAATATCATTTTTGAAACGCTCCTAAATGATAAAATAAGCATCCGTGCTTTAGAAATTTACAATCATAAAGTGTGGTACAGCGGAACCGATTCTAAATTCGGATATGTTGATTTAAAAGATTCAAAAAATCGGAAACAGATCAAATTGTCAGACGAAAAACTACAGTTCCGAACTTTAGCTCAGGATAAAAATTCATTTTATGCGATCAATATAGAAAGTCCTGCTTATTTCTTTAAAATTGATAAAGAAAAAATGATTTCTCAAATAGTTTTCACAGATCTAAGTAAGGCTGCATTTTATGATACATTTCATTTTGTAAATGAAGAATTGGCTTTTGCGTTTAGTGATACTGATGACAATAGGCTCAAACTCACAATGTATAAGCATGGAGAATGGAGTTTTTTTAAAAATAATATTAAACTAAACCCGGGTGAAGCAGCATTTGCGGCAAGTAACACCAATATTGCTTCAGGCAAAAATTATGTTTGGATTGCAACAGGTGGAAAATCATCAAGAATTTTAAAATTAAATTTGAATAATCAGCAGATTGAAGTTTTCAACACACCATTCGTTCAGGGAGAGTCTTCACAGGGAATGTATTCTATAGATTTTGCAAACGAAAAATTCGGAATTGCCGTTGGTGGTGATTATACTAAACAGGAAGCTAATATCAATAATATCGCAACGACAAATGATGGTGGACAAACGTGGCAAATTCAGGCTTCCGGAAAAAATGCAGGTTACATGACTTGTGTTAAAATAAAACCGGGTTCAAAAGGCAGAGAAATTATTGCAGTTGGAGATCAACATATCAGTTATTCTTCCGATTTTGGAAAAACCTGGAAGAAGATATCTGATGAAAAAGGGCTTTTTGTCTGTAAATGGATCGATAAAAAAACGGTAGTTTTTGCAGGCAAAGACAGAATTTTAAAAATGAATATTAATTGA
- the pnuC gene encoding nicotinamide riboside transporter PnuC gives MNLYDLFVKPYESYTFLQILLEATGTAFGILSVYFSIKKNIWVYPTGIISTLIYVYILFNFGLLGDCIINVYYTSMSIYGWILWSKNSNDNIHVEVNWATKREWMFAVLLFILSAIMVTVIYYFKPFIDNQFSFDGADLGLNHLDWANWLDVVVTSTFLVGMWLMAKRRIENWIFWILGDLVCIPMLIYKELGITSVQYLVFTIMAVIGYVNWKKSFNDNNTVKS, from the coding sequence ATGAATCTATATGACCTTTTTGTAAAACCGTATGAATCATATACCTTTTTACAAATTTTGCTGGAAGCAACCGGAACTGCTTTTGGAATCCTCAGCGTTTACTTTTCGATCAAAAAAAACATTTGGGTGTACCCCACGGGAATCATCTCTACCTTAATTTACGTGTATATACTTTTTAATTTCGGGTTGCTCGGAGACTGCATCATCAATGTTTATTACACGTCGATGAGTATATACGGCTGGATTCTATGGTCGAAAAATTCAAATGACAATATTCACGTGGAGGTCAATTGGGCAACTAAAAGAGAATGGATGTTTGCTGTACTACTTTTTATATTAAGTGCCATTATGGTGACTGTCATTTATTATTTTAAACCATTCATTGATAATCAATTTTCGTTTGACGGTGCAGACCTGGGCTTAAATCATCTGGACTGGGCAAACTGGCTTGATGTAGTGGTAACATCAACATTTTTGGTAGGAATGTGGCTAATGGCGAAACGCCGGATTGAAAACTGGATTTTTTGGATCTTAGGAGATTTAGTTTGTATACCCATGTTAATTTACAAAGAACTAGGAATCACTTCGGTTCAATATTTGGTATTTACCATTATGGCGGTCATAGGATACGTCAACTGGAAAAAAAGTTTTAACGATAACAATACAGTAAAGTCATGA
- the dapF gene encoding diaminopimelate epimerase yields the protein MEFYKYQGTGNDFVMIDNRSGEWNNISTENIQKLCDRRFGIGADGLIKINTAEKADFEVDYYNSDGSKSFCGNGARCSVAFAHFLSIFKENKTVFVAIDGLHEAEINDDIVKLKMGDVETIHRDGDDSILDTGSPHYVKYVEDISDFNVFAEGNSIRNSDIYKEKGINVNFVENISDDEIFVRTYERGVEDETYSCGTGVTASALTFLEKSNLTSIKVKTLGGDLKVYAEKKGDSFQNIWLEGPAMQVFKGNIDIL from the coding sequence ATGGAATTTTATAAATATCAGGGAACAGGAAACGATTTTGTAATGATCGACAATCGTTCCGGAGAATGGAATAATATCTCAACAGAAAATATTCAGAAACTTTGCGACAGACGTTTCGGAATCGGAGCTGATGGTTTAATTAAAATAAATACAGCAGAAAAAGCAGATTTTGAGGTCGACTATTATAATTCTGACGGATCGAAAAGTTTTTGTGGAAACGGAGCCCGCTGTTCGGTGGCATTCGCACATTTTCTTTCAATTTTTAAAGAAAATAAGACAGTTTTTGTAGCAATTGATGGTTTACACGAAGCAGAAATCAACGATGACATTGTTAAATTGAAGATGGGTGATGTAGAAACAATACATCGAGATGGCGATGATTCTATACTCGATACGGGATCGCCACATTATGTAAAATACGTAGAAGATATTTCAGATTTTAATGTTTTCGCAGAAGGAAACAGCATTAGAAATTCAGATATTTATAAAGAAAAAGGCATCAATGTAAATTTTGTTGAAAATATTTCTGATGATGAGATCTTCGTAAGAACCTATGAACGAGGTGTTGAAGACGAAACTTACAGCTGCGGAACAGGAGTTACAGCGTCTGCTTTAACTTTTCTGGAAAAAAGCAATCTAACTTCGATAAAAGTTAAAACGCTTGGGGGCGATCTTAAAGTTTATGCCGAAAAGAAAGGAGATTCTTTTCAGAATATTTGGCTTGAAGGCCCGGCAATGCAGGTTTTTAAAGGAAATATCGATATTCTTTAA
- a CDS encoding APC family permease, producing MSKIWVKKPMSAYEADIQKSQLKRVLGKWSLTAIGIGAIIGGGIFVLTGTGAYYNAGPALALSFVIAGIACVFAALCYAEFASILPVEGSAYAYAYGTVGEIFAWIIGWGLILEYAMGSMTVAVSWSGYFAKLLKMFGLHLPYWMTTDPGTANKAFGEATKQLAEGTLPADKLLGFQETINNFNAAPELFDFKLFLNLPALVIVLFVIWILLRGTKGAAKANNFIVILKVSAIIFVIIAGLFFIDTANWTPFIPEATTITENGVSHKAYGIAGVVAGASAIFFAYVGFDAVSTQAGEAINPKKDVPFAIITSLIICTVLYILVSLVLTGMMHYTDFNPLGKYPDAIKAPVAYAFDIAGQAWAGYIITIAATIGLISVLMVMIMGQSRIFLGMSKDGLIPSTFAKVDPTSGVPRKNLMILGSVIAIIASLTPINDLAHMTSFGTLFAFTMVCVAVWVLRVKEPNLVRSFRVPALPLIACLGITINVYLIFNLSKEAQMYSFGWLIIGFIIYFLYSKKHSKLQNGGYGETFKAEQEPLQDVDIDIDNKK from the coding sequence ATGTCTAAAATTTGGGTTAAGAAACCTATGAGCGCCTATGAAGCAGATATCCAAAAGAGTCAGCTGAAGCGCGTTCTGGGAAAATGGAGCCTTACCGCTATCGGAATCGGAGCAATCATCGGAGGAGGAATCTTTGTATTAACAGGGACTGGAGCATATTACAATGCCGGCCCCGCGTTGGCACTTTCATTTGTTATCGCGGGTATCGCCTGCGTATTTGCAGCTCTTTGTTACGCTGAATTTGCTTCAATATTACCCGTTGAAGGTTCTGCATATGCATACGCTTATGGAACAGTAGGAGAAATTTTTGCATGGATTATCGGTTGGGGACTGATTTTGGAATATGCTATGGGATCAATGACGGTTGCCGTCTCCTGGTCCGGTTACTTTGCCAAACTTCTGAAGATGTTTGGTCTTCACCTCCCGTATTGGATGACCACAGATCCAGGAACTGCAAATAAAGCATTTGGTGAAGCCACAAAACAGCTTGCAGAAGGTACACTTCCGGCAGACAAATTATTAGGTTTTCAGGAAACCATCAATAACTTTAATGCCGCGCCAGAACTTTTTGATTTCAAACTTTTCTTAAATCTTCCGGCATTGGTAATTGTTTTATTTGTGATTTGGATTTTATTGAGAGGAACAAAAGGCGCTGCAAAAGCAAATAATTTTATTGTAATTCTAAAAGTCTCTGCAATTATTTTCGTGATCATTGCAGGATTGTTTTTTATAGATACAGCAAACTGGACGCCCTTTATCCCTGAAGCCACAACGATAACAGAAAACGGAGTTTCGCACAAAGCGTACGGTATTGCCGGCGTTGTTGCAGGAGCATCTGCAATTTTCTTTGCTTATGTAGGATTTGATGCCGTGTCTACGCAGGCTGGTGAAGCGATCAATCCAAAGAAAGATGTGCCATTTGCGATTATAACATCATTGATTATCTGTACAGTTTTATACATTTTGGTATCTCTCGTACTTACAGGAATGATGCATTATACAGACTTTAATCCTTTAGGTAAGTATCCTGATGCCATTAAAGCACCTGTGGCTTATGCATTTGATATTGCAGGTCAGGCTTGGGCTGGTTACATTATTACCATTGCCGCTACGATAGGTTTAATCTCTGTATTAATGGTAATGATCATGGGACAGTCTAGAATTTTCTTAGGAATGTCTAAAGATGGTTTAATACCTTCAACATTCGCAAAAGTAGACCCAACATCTGGTGTTCCTAGAAAAAACCTAATGATATTAGGAAGCGTAATTGCAATCATAGCTTCGCTAACTCCAATTAACGATTTGGCGCATATGACAAGTTTCGGAACTTTATTCGCATTCACAATGGTTTGTGTAGCAGTTTGGGTTTTAAGAGTGAAAGAGCCAAATTTGGTAAGAAGTTTCAGAGTTCCTGCGTTACCATTGATTGCCTGTTTAGGAATCACAATTAACGTTTATCTGATTTTTAACTTAAGCAAAGAAGCACAGATGTATTCATTTGGATGGTTGATTATTGGGTTTATTATCTATTTCCTTTACAGTAAAAAACATTCGAAATTACAGAATGGTGGATACGGTGAAACTTTCAAAGCCGAGCAAGAGCCTTTGCAAGATGTAGATATAGATATCGATAATAAAAAATAA
- the mltG gene encoding endolytic transglycosylase MltG produces the protein MKKAILIIVLIILAVAGFFGFKFYKKYYGNNIRKDGYVLIPHGAEFRQILDSISPYVNNKESFTEVAKDKGMDQHFKPGRYHFSKGASNTSLVNMIKAGNQSENSFRIGDFGDIYQMVGRVSKKTELDSLKFVNDLNKIAGEKGYNNAEDLKKYFFIDTYNFFWTVTPKEFFKKFEDQYNDFWTVERKEKEQKSGLTREQIYALASIVYKESGGKPDEMKTIAGLYLNRYRKGMKLQSDPTVIYAMNKQNNFKESIKRVLYKHLTTPSPYNTYANAGIPPGPICVVDKNSVNAVLDAENNSYIFMCADPARMGYHKFTASAEQHVINAKAYQDWLNSKNIK, from the coding sequence ATGAAAAAAGCTATTCTCATTATTGTCCTTATAATTCTTGCCGTGGCAGGATTTTTTGGTTTTAAATTTTATAAAAAATATTACGGCAATAATATCCGGAAAGATGGATATGTTCTCATTCCTCACGGTGCAGAATTTCGACAGATCTTAGATTCTATTTCACCTTACGTCAACAATAAAGAATCTTTTACGGAAGTAGCAAAAGATAAGGGAATGGATCAGCATTTTAAGCCGGGACGTTACCATTTTTCTAAAGGTGCAAGTAACACAAGCTTAGTAAATATGATAAAAGCTGGCAATCAAAGTGAAAATTCGTTCAGAATTGGTGATTTTGGTGACATTTATCAGATGGTTGGTAGAGTTTCAAAAAAAACAGAGCTAGATTCTTTAAAATTTGTCAATGATTTAAATAAAATTGCAGGAGAAAAAGGTTACAATAATGCTGAAGATCTTAAAAAATATTTTTTCATCGATACGTACAATTTCTTTTGGACGGTGACTCCGAAAGAGTTTTTCAAGAAATTTGAAGATCAGTATAACGATTTCTGGACGGTCGAAAGAAAAGAGAAAGAACAAAAATCTGGTTTAACGAGAGAGCAAATTTATGCTTTAGCATCGATTGTATACAAAGAATCTGGTGGTAAACCGGATGAGATGAAAACCATTGCCGGATTATATCTAAACCGTTACCGAAAAGGTATGAAATTACAATCTGATCCCACTGTAATTTATGCAATGAATAAACAGAACAATTTTAAAGAATCAATTAAAAGAGTTTTGTACAAGCATCTCACAACTCCTTCACCTTACAACACTTACGCGAATGCAGGAATTCCTCCGGGACCGATTTGTGTGGTTGATAAGAATTCTGTGAATGCAGTTCTGGATGCAGAAAACAATTCATATATTTTTATGTGTGCAGATCCTGCAAGAATGGGATATCACAAATTTACAGCAAGTGCCGAGCAACATGTAATTAATGCAAAAGCGTATCAGGACTGGCTAAATTCTAAAAATATTAAATAA
- the hemN gene encoding oxygen-independent coproporphyrinogen III oxidase, translating to MNSLIDKYNIPGPRYTSYPTVPYWDESTFSPERWRETVVRSFNESNAKEGISIYIHLPFCEALCTFCACHKRITKQHSVEIPYLESVLKEWKLYLELFSEKPKLKELHLGGGTPTFFSPQNLKTLLEGIFSTVEIAEHPEFSFEGHPNNTTRQHLQTLYDLGFRRASFGVQDYDPKVQKAINRIQPFEKVKEVTEIAREIGYTGISHDLVFGLPHQSWEAMEHTIRKTMELKPDRLAFYSYAHVPWVKGVGQRGFDENDLPSGEEKRRLYEDGKRLLESLGYIEVGMDHFSLEHDDLYQSLIQKKLHRNFMGYTSSNTQLMVGLGMSAISDSWYAFAQNVKTVEEYQKIVEEGVIPVVKGHILNDEDLLVRRHILNLMCQLETTFDVHNSFPELENAFEMLKEMERDELVEIHNNQIKITEKGRAFTRNVAMVFDLRMMRNKPETRIFSMTI from the coding sequence ATGAATTCGTTAATCGACAAATATAATATTCCCGGACCTCGTTACACTTCTTATCCCACCGTTCCTTATTGGGACGAAAGTACTTTCTCACCGGAAAGATGGAGAGAAACTGTGGTGAGATCATTTAATGAAAGTAACGCAAAAGAAGGTATTTCCATTTACATCCACCTGCCATTTTGCGAGGCTTTATGTACATTTTGTGCCTGTCACAAACGTATTACCAAACAACACAGCGTAGAGATACCTTATCTTGAAAGTGTTTTGAAAGAGTGGAAATTATATCTTGAACTATTTAGCGAAAAACCAAAATTAAAAGAGCTTCATTTGGGCGGTGGAACGCCTACTTTTTTCTCGCCTCAAAATCTGAAAACATTATTAGAAGGTATTTTTTCGACGGTGGAAATTGCTGAACATCCGGAGTTTTCTTTTGAAGGTCATCCTAATAATACAACGAGACAGCATTTGCAGACTTTGTATGATTTAGGATTCAGAAGAGCTAGTTTTGGGGTTCAGGATTATGATCCGAAAGTACAAAAAGCGATCAACAGAATTCAGCCTTTCGAAAAAGTAAAAGAAGTGACTGAGATCGCCCGTGAAATTGGCTATACAGGAATCAGCCACGATTTGGTTTTCGGTCTTCCACATCAAAGCTGGGAAGCAATGGAGCATACGATCCGTAAAACAATGGAACTGAAGCCAGATCGACTTGCTTTTTATTCTTATGCGCACGTTCCATGGGTGAAAGGGGTCGGACAAAGAGGATTTGATGAAAATGATCTTCCGAGCGGTGAAGAGAAGAGACGTCTGTACGAAGACGGCAAAAGGCTTTTGGAAAGTCTGGGCTACATAGAGGTGGGAATGGATCATTTTTCTCTCGAACACGATGATCTTTATCAGTCTTTAATTCAAAAAAAACTTCACCGAAATTTCATGGGATATACTTCGAGCAATACCCAATTAATGGTAGGTTTGGGGATGTCTGCGATTTCAGATTCTTGGTATGCATTTGCTCAGAATGTAAAAACGGTAGAAGAATATCAGAAAATAGTTGAAGAAGGGGTGATTCCTGTAGTAAAAGGTCATATTTTAAATGATGAAGATTTACTTGTGCGAAGACATATTTTAAATTTAATGTGTCAGCTGGAAACTACCTTCGATGTTCATAATTCTTTCCCGGAGCTTGAAAATGCTTTTGAAATGTTGAAAGAAATGGAAAGAGACGAGTTGGTAGAAATTCACAATAATCAGATTAAAATTACCGAAAAAGGAAGAGCTTTTACAAGAAATGTCGCAATGGTTTTTGATCTTAGAATGATGAGAAATAAACCTGAGACAAGAATTTTCTCAATGACGATATAG